The Bartonella sp. HY328 genome contains the following window.
TTATCACGGATATATGGAATTGCAGATCCATGAGATCTGCTCTCTATCATCTTTTTTGCTGCATTTCCAGCAAATATTTAAACAAGACTGATGTTTGCATGCGGTGCTAAAACAAGTAACTAGAAGACGTAGTGCTTCAGCAAAATATAGGCACAATTTCAATCAGTAAAACTTTGCAAGCATATCCATTGCCAATATTTTTCAATCGGTTTCGTTAACCTAAAAAATAATTTATAAATATAAAAATAAGCCGAAAATTATTTCGGCTTATTGTCTCTTTTATCGGATTTATTTTTATAAAACCATAATGCAGCAAGCCCAATAAGCGGTAGCGCAATCATTGCTACCTTCTTATCGCCAGCAATAGCTGCTGGTATAGCCGCTAGTGCAGAACTTAATAATAGAGCACTACGCTCTTCCTCTGCCTGCTTTTCCAATGCTAATTTTTGCTTTTTGGCAATGGCTTGCCCAATAAAAAAAACCAGCAAAGCAATAATAAGAAAAGAAGCAAATAAAATGCCAGCAGCCCATAGCGGCGCTACAAAAAAAGTCAAACCCAAATAGATAAAAACGCAAAGAAAAACCAAAGCTAAAATGGCGAAAACACCAGTTAAACTTAAGATCATCACTTGCGTTTTTGTGCGCTTGACGGCTTGATTAATACCACCAGAGGTAAGACCGCCAAGCAAGGAAGTCAAAAGGCCAAACATTAGCCCTTAGCGCCTTAAAATCTGACCAAGCACAAAACCAATACCAGCTGCAATAGCTAGGCTTGCCATGGGCTTTTCACGCACGCAGGCACACATAGAATCTTGAGTTTGTGATAATTTATCACGCGCTTCATGCAAAGCCTCATCGCCTTGAGCGCGAGCATTTTCATACATGGTTTGAGCGCGATCTTTAGCTTCGTTTAATTTCTTTGAGCCAAGGTCGGACAGCGTTGACGCAATAGCTGCAATATCTTTGCGCAAATCAGCAACCTGCTTTTCAAGATCAGCTTGCTCAGCAGTGTTTTCGTTTTCTTTAGCCATTGGGCTCTCTCCTTGGATATAACTTTAACTTGGACATAACTTTAATTGGTTATCAACACTTAATGATATTAACTGCTTTTGAAAGATGCTAATATTACCAATTTAATTAACCTTACATCAATCCGCCAAAAACAAAAGTCTTTAATAGAATATTATTATAACAGTTTCGTTATCGATAATAATTCTATCAAGTGATAGATTATAATTTTGACAAATCAATAAATATTGTTACTAAAAAAGCAACAACAGAGTTATAAACACATAAAGAGGTAAATTGTCTCAGAGAAAAACAACATACCTTACTTTAATCATTGCCATATCATAATAATAAATACTTTAATTAATATGATATAATCTATTTTATATATATGGTGCTGAAAACGATAAAAGCCAATAGCGAAACTTATTTTTTTAGTGATAGTTGGGATATTTTTAAAATGCCCATCCTTTTTATTGATTTTTGTCTTATTGCATAAATTCTCTGTTTGAGTAATTATAACAAATGCAAGTGCCTTACCAACTATATAGTATTTTATAAGATGAGGTGATACGCATGCCAACAAATATCAAAATCTCAAAAGCCAGTAAAATTGCCGGTGGCCTTATTGGTCTTTTGGTTGGTGATGCCCTAGGCGTTCCCTATGAATTTCACCATAAGGACACGCTACCTAAATTTGACAATATAGATTTTGTTCCGCCTAGAAATTTTAATCGCTCCCATAATAGTGTGGCGCCCGGCACTTGGTCTGACGATGGGGCGCAAGCTCTTTGTCTATTGGCATCGCTTTTACATTGCAATAAGCTAGATATGCAGGATTTTGCCACGCGCATGCTTAATTGGTATGAACAAGGCTATATGGCAGTTGATTATCATGTCTTTGATGTTGGCAATGCCACCGCACGTGGGCTCAATGCCTTTAAGGATGGCACATCGCCACTTTTATCAGGGGGCCTTGATGAAGATAGTCACGGCAATGGCGCATTAATGCGCGTGCTGCCCCTTGCCTTATGGCATAGGGGGAGTGATCTTGCCTTAATTGAAGATGCGGGACGGCAAGCTTGTGTTACCCACGCCCAGCCACGTTCACAATTATGCTGCGCTCTTTATTGCCTCACAGCCCGTGCCTTATTGCATGATAATAGCGACCCATGGGGTTATGCAGTTGAAAAAGTTTATAACTACGCCAAAAATGACGAGCGTCTATTGGCGGAACTTGAATGCTCAATTAGACCAATGGAAAATATTGAACCTGAAGGTTCGGGCTATGTCGTTGATTCATTGCGTGCCGCGCGCAAAGCCTTATCTTTTGATGACTACCAAAGCGCCGTGCGTTATGGGGTAAGTTTAGGAGATGACACCGATACAACAGCAGCAATTATGGGCGGCATTAGCGGCATAAAACTTGGCCTTAGTGACATACCTGTTCATTGGTTTGAAGATTTGCGGGGCAAATCGATTTATCACCCGCTATTAGAGCAACTATTGCTGCACGTCGCTTGATCAAAATTTTTGTTGCTTTAAACTTGTTATTTAGCCACTATCGTTTTAACAATTTTTACATTGAGCAAATCAATATAATCGTTAAATATTGCAATCAAAGCAGGCAGGAAAGCTATGTCCGAGCATAAAAAAACCATCCAAAAACATATTGAATCCTTTCTTGGAGAAATGATTAATATTCGGCATGACCTGCATATGTATCCAGAATTGGGCTTTAATGAACACCGCACATCAAGCAAGGTGGCAGAACTTTTAGAGCAATGGGGCTTTGATGTTACCCGTAATATTGGGCAAACCGGTGTCGTTGCCAGCATGAAAAATGGCACAAGTAACAAGTCTATTGGTATTCGCGCTGATATGGACGCCTTGCCAATTGAAGAGCAAAGCAATGTTGATTATGCCAGCAAAAATAATGGCCTTATGCATGCTTGTGGCCATGATGGCCATACAACCATTTTGCTCACTGCCGCACGCTATTTAAGTGAAACACGCAATTTTGATGGTACAATCCATCTTATTTTCCAACCAGCAGAAGAAGGTTATGCTGGCGCGCAAGCCATGATAGACGATGGCCTTTTTGAAAAATTCCCTTGTGATGCAGTCTTTGGCTTGCATAATTGGCCAGGCTCCCCTGTTGGTCATATGACCTTTTTAAAAGGCCCGATGATGGCTTCCGTAGATACCGCCTATATTACCATTGAAGGGCGTGGAGGCCATGGCGCAATCCCAGAAAAAACCATCGATCCGATCGTAGCGGCTTCCTCCATCGTTATGGCTTTGCAAACAATTGTTTCACGCAATATTTCGCCGCTTAATTCCACCATCATTACGGTTGGTAAATTTGTCGGCGGCCATGTATCTAACGTTATTCCAGACAGTGTCGAGCTTGAATTGACGATACGTGCTTTTTCAGCAGAAGACCGCGCCTTACTCGCCGAGCGGATCTGCGCTTTGGTTGAAGCTCAGGCAAGCTCTTTTGGCGCACGTGCCAACATCAATTATGAATATGGTTACCCTGTTTTGATTAATGATGATCAACAAACCGAATTTGCCACCACTGTTGCTCAAAATCTTTGGGGTGATGATAAGGTAATAGCCAAGGGCAATCCCGTTACCCCTAGTGAAGATTTTGCTTTCATGCTGGAAAAACGCCCTGGAACTTATATTTTCCTTGGTAATGGCGACAGTGCTGGCCTTCATAATCCCCATTATGTCTTTAATGACCGCCTATTAGAAATTGGCGCAACTTATTGGGGCGAATTGGTGGAAACCTATTTGAAAAAAGCCTAGATTTTAGAGCTTAAATCGACAAAAGGCATGGCTTCTCCCCATGCCTTTTATAAATTGTATTAAAAGAATATGCGCTCTTTTTCAATCAGCCTTTTAACATCAGCAATCGTATTAAGCGCTAAGACATCTGGATTTTGCCCTAAATAAGCATCAAGATGTGGATCTTCTTGATAGCGGATTTGCGTATCAACAATTTCAAACTTATCACCGATCTGGTCAATGATCATTAGCAACAATTCATCAACTTTTGAATTAAACTCATCGCATAGGCTTTGCCGCCATGGGCTTGGATCAGGTTGATATTTTTGATTAAGATAGTAATAATTTATCGTATCTAGCTCATCAATCAGCAAAAGTGTTGCTTTTGATAGTGAGATAAAAGGCAATTCACGCATATTGCCATCAAGATCAAATTCAGCGCGTTCAAGTGTCCCACCGTCAAAAAGCTCATAAGATGTTTTATCACCATTCCACAAACAACCGCCTGCGCCAAAATCAAAAAAGAAGTGCAGCACAGCTATTTTATTGGGGTCCTGTTTTACTATTGGAACAATGGCATCAACAATATCAACTTTTGCCTATTCTTGCTAAAACCCATTTTAGCTAAAAATTGCCCAATGCGCTTCATTGCTTAATTTTCCTACTCACTTTCAACGGAAAATCAAGCCACTTTAAAATGCTTGGATAGCTTTAAGCCTTGGGCTTGATAGTTGGATTTTAAATCACTGCCATAAAGGGCTTGTGGACGCTCCAACATATGCTCATAAACAAGGCGACCAATAATTTGGCCATGCTCTAATATAAAAGGCACTTCATGGCTGCGTACTTCAAGCACCGCGCGGCTACCCGTACCGCCTGCAGCACTATGTCCAAAACCGGGATCAAAAAAGCCGGCATAATGCACACGAAATTCACCAACCAGTGGATCAAAAGGTGTCATTTCAGCAGCATATAGCGGTGGCACATGAACAGCTTCGCGCGAAACCAAAATATAAAATTCATTGGGATCAAGCACAAGATCGCGGCTACCACGGTCATAAATAGGCTCCCAAAAATCAAGCACATTATGGGCATTTTTCTTATCAACATCAACAACGCCGGTATGGCGTTTGCCGCGATAGCCAATAAGATGATTGGCGTCACCACTCAAATCAATCGATAATGCAACGCCGCCACCGCTAATATTGGGTATTTTATCTGAGATAAGCACTTCGCTATCATGCAAATCTTGCAATTCTTTTTCGCTTAATAAAGGATGCCCTTTGCGGAAACGAATTTGCGACAAGCGCGAGCCAGTGCGCACCAAAATAGGAAAAGTGCGTGGGCT
Protein-coding sequences here:
- a CDS encoding phage holin family protein, producing the protein MFGLLTSLLGGLTSGGINQAVKRTKTQVMILSLTGVFAILALVFLCVFIYLGLTFFVAPLWAAGILFASFLIIALLVFFIGQAIAKKQKLALEKQAEEERSALLLSSALAAIPAAIAGDKKVAMIALPLIGLAALWFYKNKSDKRDNKPK
- a CDS encoding M20 aminoacylase family protein — encoded protein: MSEHKKTIQKHIESFLGEMINIRHDLHMYPELGFNEHRTSSKVAELLEQWGFDVTRNIGQTGVVASMKNGTSNKSIGIRADMDALPIEEQSNVDYASKNNGLMHACGHDGHTTILLTAARYLSETRNFDGTIHLIFQPAEEGYAGAQAMIDDGLFEKFPCDAVFGLHNWPGSPVGHMTFLKGPMMASVDTAYITIEGRGGHGAIPEKTIDPIVAASSIVMALQTIVSRNISPLNSTIITVGKFVGGHVSNVIPDSVELELTIRAFSAEDRALLAERICALVEAQASSFGARANINYEYGYPVLINDDQQTEFATTVAQNLWGDDKVIAKGNPVTPSEDFAFMLEKRPGTYIFLGNGDSAGLHNPHYVFNDRLLEIGATYWGELVETYLKKA
- a CDS encoding ADP-ribosylglycohydrolase family protein, whose protein sequence is MPTNIKISKASKIAGGLIGLLVGDALGVPYEFHHKDTLPKFDNIDFVPPRNFNRSHNSVAPGTWSDDGAQALCLLASLLHCNKLDMQDFATRMLNWYEQGYMAVDYHVFDVGNATARGLNAFKDGTSPLLSGGLDEDSHGNGALMRVLPLALWHRGSDLALIEDAGRQACVTHAQPRSQLCCALYCLTARALLHDNSDPWGYAVEKVYNYAKNDERLLAELECSIRPMENIEPEGSGYVVDSLRAARKALSFDDYQSAVRYGVSLGDDTDTTAAIMGGISGIKLGLSDIPVHWFEDLRGKSIYHPLLEQLLLHVA
- a CDS encoding YqjD family protein; protein product: MAKENENTAEQADLEKQVADLRKDIAAIASTLSDLGSKKLNEAKDRAQTMYENARAQGDEALHEARDKLSQTQDSMCACVREKPMASLAIAAGIGFVLGQILRR
- a CDS encoding 2'-deoxycytidine 5'-triphosphate deaminase, which produces MQRATGILADKDLAALLANGGLLTAKPLDDDQIQPASLDLRLGKRAFRVRASFMPGPNTKVKDKLDKFTLHEFDLSDGAVLETGCVYIVPLLESLALSADISASTNPKSSTGRLDIFTRIITDNAQEFDKVPAGYQGPLYLEISPRTFPILVRTGSRLSQIRFRKGHPLLSEKELQDLHDSEVLISDKIPNISGGGVALSIDLSGDANHLIGYRGKRHTGVVDVDKKNAHNVLDFWEPIYDRGSRDLVLDPNEFYILVSREAVHVPPLYAAEMTPFDPLVGEFRVHYAGFFDPGFGHSAAGGTGSRAVLEVRSHEVPFILEHGQIIGRLVYEHMLERPQALYGSDLKSNYQAQGLKLSKHFKVA